In Acidaminococcus timonensis, one DNA window encodes the following:
- the waaF gene encoding lipopolysaccharide heptosyltransferase II codes for MMDYKNILIIKMSSLGDVIHALPFAVALRQTFPQSRISWLVHPQFSAFVPEPPIIDEILYFDKAAFGKMGWGKRWETLKKTRAMLHSKHFDLVIDLQGLFKSAVMAWLTGCPNRIGYCEMREGSGLISKAITGPNAHKHVIERYLDVARYLGAKVESITYPMPALTEEMEEIRLRLIGAGIPDKEGPLPYVVFVPGARWDTKRWPLDHYAALAKKFLERGLYVVLAGGPGDAPLGEAILQQVGEDPRLIDFIGKTSLRELGALIKGARFYVSGDTGPLHIATALQKPLVTMYGPTRPDRTGPYGNPNATVLLSPVECAGCLKKHCDHWTCMGAVTPEQVFMDFLKKEGKACD; via the coding sequence ATGATGGACTACAAGAACATCCTGATCATCAAAATGAGTTCCCTGGGGGACGTGATCCACGCCCTGCCCTTTGCGGTGGCCCTGCGGCAGACCTTCCCCCAAAGCAGGATCAGCTGGCTGGTCCATCCCCAGTTCAGCGCTTTTGTGCCTGAACCGCCCATCATTGACGAAATCCTGTATTTTGACAAGGCGGCCTTTGGGAAGATGGGCTGGGGCAAACGCTGGGAGACCCTGAAGAAGACCCGGGCCATGCTGCACAGCAAACACTTCGACCTGGTCATCGACCTCCAGGGGCTGTTCAAGAGCGCGGTCATGGCCTGGCTCACCGGTTGTCCCAACCGGATCGGCTACTGTGAGATGCGGGAGGGCAGCGGACTGATCTCCAAAGCTATTACCGGGCCCAACGCCCATAAACACGTCATCGAACGGTACCTGGATGTGGCCCGGTACCTGGGGGCGAAGGTGGAGTCCATTACGTACCCCATGCCGGCTCTTACTGAAGAAATGGAAGAAATCCGTCTGCGGCTCATTGGGGCGGGGATTCCGGATAAGGAGGGACCGCTGCCCTATGTGGTGTTCGTGCCCGGCGCCCGCTGGGATACGAAGCGCTGGCCCCTGGACCATTATGCGGCCCTGGCGAAGAAGTTCCTGGAACGGGGGCTTTATGTGGTGCTGGCCGGCGGACCGGGGGATGCTCCCCTGGGCGAGGCCATCCTGCAACAGGTTGGAGAAGATCCGCGGCTCATCGACTTCATCGGCAAGACCAGCCTGCGTGAGTTGGGGGCGCTGATCAAGGGAGCCCGATTCTATGTAAGCGGGGATACAGGGCCGCTGCACATCGCCACGGCGCTGCAGAAGCCCCTGGTGACCATGTACGGTCCCACCCGGCCGGACCGGACGGGCCCCTATGGCAATCCCAACGCTACGGTACTGCTGAGCCCCGTGGAGTGTGCCGGTTGCCTGAAGAAACATTGTGACCACTGGACCTGTATGGGGGCTGTGACCCCGGAGCAGGTGTTCATGGATTTTTTGAAGAAGGAGGGGAAGGCCTGTGATTGA
- a CDS encoding D-glycero-alpha-D-manno-heptose-1,7-bisphosphate 7-phosphatase has protein sequence MTTGKKAVFLDRDGVLDMDKGYIYRPDQVEWVQGAREAVALLHSLGYAIYVVTNQSGIARGYYTQKDMEALHAYMAKEMEKAGGQIDGFYFCPHHPTKGVIRSLTIECNCRKPKPGMILQAMADHDLSREGSFLIGDNESDVQAALAAGIPGYRFTGTDLKTFVERVLQRQAEV, from the coding sequence ATGACAACGGGCAAGAAAGCGGTGTTCCTGGACCGGGACGGGGTGCTGGACATGGATAAGGGCTACATCTACCGTCCGGACCAGGTGGAATGGGTGCAGGGTGCCAGAGAAGCGGTGGCCCTGCTCCACAGCCTGGGCTATGCCATCTACGTGGTGACCAACCAGAGCGGCATCGCCCGGGGCTACTATACCCAAAAAGACATGGAAGCCCTCCATGCCTATATGGCAAAAGAAATGGAGAAAGCCGGCGGTCAGATCGACGGCTTCTATTTCTGTCCCCACCATCCCACCAAAGGGGTGATCCGGTCGCTGACCATCGAGTGCAACTGCCGGAAACCCAAACCGGGGATGATCCTGCAGGCGATGGCGGACCATGATCTGAGCCGGGAAGGGTCGTTCCTCATCGGGGACAACGAAAGCGATGTACAGGCGGCCCTGGCGGCCGGCATCCCGGGCTATCGGTTTACGGGCACGGATCTGAAGACCTTTGTGGAACGGGTGCTGCAGCGGCAGGCGGAGGTATGA
- the rfaD gene encoding ADP-glyceromanno-heptose 6-epimerase translates to MIIVTGGAGFIGSNIIKGLNDRGRDDILVVDNLTNMVKFKNIQGLKVLDYLDKYDFIQRVRDGKFDYEPIDVIFHEGACSDTMEYNGKYMMENNFEYTKTLMHFALDRRIQFLYASSASTYGSGKNGFREEPACEEALNVYAFSKLFFDNYARRYFDKAESQIAGFRYFNVFGPQENHKGKMASMVRQMFLQWKAEHKVKLFGEYDGYGPGEQTRDFVYVKDVVKVLLYFWQHPELKGIYNLGTGHAHTFNDMARAVLEFFGSGELVYVPFPEVLKGKYQSYTQADATKLLATGYDGGFTDFSQAVKEYCQVLQDSDGYYKA, encoded by the coding sequence ATGATCATTGTAACCGGCGGCGCCGGTTTTATCGGCAGCAATATTATCAAGGGCTTGAACGACAGGGGACGGGATGACATCCTGGTGGTGGACAACCTGACCAATATGGTGAAGTTCAAGAACATCCAGGGTCTGAAGGTGCTGGATTACCTGGATAAATATGATTTCATCCAGCGGGTGCGGGACGGCAAATTCGATTATGAACCCATCGACGTGATCTTCCATGAAGGGGCCTGCTCCGATACCATGGAATACAACGGCAAGTACATGATGGAAAACAACTTCGAATATACCAAGACCCTGATGCACTTTGCCCTGGATCGGCGCATCCAGTTCCTGTATGCCTCTTCTGCCTCTACCTACGGCAGCGGCAAGAACGGGTTCCGGGAAGAACCGGCCTGCGAGGAAGCCCTGAACGTGTACGCGTTCTCCAAGCTGTTCTTCGACAACTATGCCCGCCGGTACTTTGACAAAGCGGAAAGCCAGATTGCCGGGTTCCGGTATTTCAATGTATTCGGGCCCCAGGAGAACCACAAGGGCAAGATGGCATCCATGGTGCGCCAGATGTTCCTGCAGTGGAAGGCAGAACATAAGGTAAAATTATTCGGAGAATACGACGGCTACGGCCCCGGTGAACAGACCCGGGACTTTGTGTACGTGAAGGACGTGGTGAAGGTCCTGCTGTACTTCTGGCAGCACCCGGAACTGAAGGGCATCTACAACCTGGGCACCGGCCATGCCCATACGTTCAATGATATGGCCAGAGCCGTACTGGAATTCTTCGGCAGCGGCGAGCTGGTGTACGTTCCCTTCCCGGAAGTGCTGAAGGGCAAGTACCAGAGCTACACCCAGGCCGATGCCACGAAACTGCTGGCCACCGGCTATGACGGCGGGTTTACGGACTTCAGCCAGGCCGTGAAGGAATACTGCCAGGTGCTGCAGGATTCCGACGGTTATTACAAGGCATGA
- the rfaE1 gene encoding D-glycero-beta-D-manno-heptose-7-phosphate kinase translates to MRNTKSTRFLTETIQKLRIAVIGDVMLDRYIYGEVKRISPEAPVPVNHVRHMESVLGGAGNVAANLAGLGVQVYAAGVTGLDAHREDLEQKMAGAGIDFSGLFPMPGRKTITKLRVIGGRQQMLRLDFEEPGDLDPDEEKQLLDWLQKRLQQGLDGIVLSDYAKGVCSDHFCQTVMALAHQSQVPVLVDPKGSDWRKYTGCDFITPNVKEMCEAGGKVVPNETGPLVELAAKARDTFHIRNVVVTRSEKGVSLINKQEVITEAATARDVFDVSGAGDTVAAVLLAAVAGGLSLGEALNLSNKAAGIVVSKVGTYPVHREELLKEVLASEEREGRDYRPLSWEEVTSLARTWQAAGERIVFTNGCFDILHAGHVQYLEQAAKLGQHLIVGVNTDASVKRLKGETRPLNQENDRARLLAALACVDAVVLFGEDTPTELIKRIRPDILVKGGDYRPEEVAGREYAGKVEILPFKEGYSTTGVIQKIVKLVKEGKL, encoded by the coding sequence ATGCGTAATACGAAAAGCACCCGGTTCTTAACGGAAACCATCCAGAAACTGCGGATTGCCGTTATCGGCGACGTGATGCTGGATCGGTATATCTACGGGGAAGTGAAACGGATTTCTCCGGAAGCCCCGGTGCCGGTGAACCATGTGCGCCATATGGAAAGCGTGCTGGGGGGCGCCGGTAACGTGGCAGCCAACCTGGCCGGCCTGGGGGTGCAGGTATATGCGGCCGGGGTCACGGGCCTGGATGCCCATCGGGAAGACCTGGAACAGAAAATGGCCGGCGCCGGCATTGATTTTTCTGGCCTGTTTCCCATGCCGGGACGGAAGACCATTACGAAACTGCGGGTGATCGGTGGCCGGCAGCAGATGCTGCGGCTGGATTTCGAGGAACCCGGGGACCTGGATCCGGACGAGGAGAAACAGCTGCTGGACTGGCTGCAGAAACGGCTGCAGCAGGGCCTGGACGGCATCGTACTCAGCGACTACGCCAAGGGTGTGTGTTCGGATCATTTCTGCCAGACGGTGATGGCCCTGGCCCATCAGTCCCAGGTACCCGTGCTGGTAGATCCCAAGGGCAGTGACTGGCGGAAATACACGGGCTGCGATTTCATCACCCCCAACGTGAAGGAAATGTGTGAAGCAGGGGGCAAAGTGGTCCCCAATGAAACAGGACCTCTGGTGGAACTGGCGGCTAAAGCCCGGGATACCTTCCACATCAGGAATGTGGTGGTGACCCGTTCCGAAAAAGGGGTGTCCCTGATCAACAAACAGGAAGTCATCACCGAAGCGGCTACGGCCCGGGATGTGTTCGACGTGTCCGGGGCCGGAGATACGGTGGCAGCGGTGCTGCTGGCAGCAGTGGCCGGTGGCCTTTCCCTGGGGGAGGCCCTGAACCTGTCCAACAAGGCAGCCGGGATCGTGGTGTCCAAAGTGGGGACCTACCCGGTGCACAGGGAGGAACTGCTGAAGGAAGTGCTGGCCAGCGAAGAACGGGAGGGCCGGGACTACCGGCCTTTGAGCTGGGAGGAAGTGACCAGCCTGGCCCGTACCTGGCAGGCAGCCGGGGAACGGATCGTGTTCACCAACGGGTGCTTCGACATTTTGCATGCCGGCCATGTGCAGTATCTGGAACAGGCAGCCAAACTGGGCCAGCACCTGATCGTGGGTGTGAACACCGATGCGTCAGTGAAACGGCTGAAAGGGGAGACCCGTCCCCTGAATCAGGAAAACGACCGGGCACGGCTGCTGGCCGCCCTGGCCTGCGTGGATGCCGTAGTGCTGTTCGGGGAAGATACCCCCACAGAGCTCATCAAACGGATCCGTCCGGACATCCTGGTGAAGGGCGGAGATTACAGGCCGGAGGAAGTGGCCGGCCGGGAATATGCCGGCAAGGTGGAGATCCTGCCCTTCAAGGAAGGGTATTCCACCACCGGTGTGATCCAGAAAATCGTGAAACTGGTCAAGGAGGGCAAATTATGA
- the gmhA gene encoding D-sedoheptulose 7-phosphate isomerase produces the protein MTSIGGKVQETISARLLEHEKLVHKVMGSKRLLKAVEEAAGMISLTLASGGKVMFCGNGGSAADAQHWAAEIVGRFQKERPGMAALALTTDTSILTAIGNDYGYDKIFARQVEGLGREGDVLVGISTSGNSGNVLEAIAKAREKGIRVIGFTAKGGGKMADLCDVLLDVPSTNTARAQEIHEILGHILCELVEDYA, from the coding sequence ATGACCTCTATCGGTGGTAAGGTGCAGGAAACGATCAGCGCTCGGCTGCTGGAACATGAGAAGCTGGTCCATAAAGTCATGGGCAGCAAACGGCTGCTGAAGGCGGTGGAGGAAGCCGCAGGGATGATTTCTCTTACCCTGGCTTCCGGCGGCAAGGTGATGTTCTGTGGCAACGGCGGCTCGGCAGCCGATGCCCAGCACTGGGCCGCGGAGATCGTGGGACGGTTCCAGAAAGAACGGCCGGGGATGGCAGCGCTGGCGCTCACCACGGATACGTCCATCCTGACGGCCATTGGCAATGATTACGGCTATGACAAGATCTTCGCCCGGCAGGTGGAAGGCCTGGGCCGGGAAGGGGATGTGCTGGTGGGGATTTCCACTTCCGGCAACAGCGGCAACGTGCTGGAAGCCATAGCCAAGGCCCGGGAAAAGGGCATACGGGTGATCGGTTTCACGGCCAAGGGGGGCGGCAAAATGGCTGACCTGTGCGACGTGCTGCTGGATGTGCCGTCCACCAATACGGCACGGGCCCAGGAAATCCATGAGATCCTGGGACATATTCTCTGTGAGCTGGTGGAAGACTATGCGTAA
- a CDS encoding OstA-like protein, which produces MNKKALALGITLALSLPGMASAAVTYDGGKLSSKDGPAYQPRAFLNEPQSLDEVESYAHQHEGIRRIQDQPDAKVEAITQAGKETSKEQKEREKRGETVPSESTLPITIYGDQVKYNTETGDFAASGNVRLYQGNQKLYTAQAQGNSKTGDVYLLTGGRIVDDTSTGTSVTDGKWGHYNFLDKTGTVKNISGHNGKDIYKADIGEIYPDRVELTSGGSTTRCPAIYHPPCVEVKADKVVIYPKDKIIAYNVKVYVKGKHIYSRDRWINRMQDDGSKQSLLPHIGYDTDHGVKIRYNLDIPVSNKNNLDAELKYYSKIGWRPLFTDVQNEKNFYVQIQDGHTEDSDNNWIRKERDVKFVYKSHKFDKNVPVNYSAYISHGLWKDNWKRSWHTEYGVYLNHDPIRLTREKQPLYLNLGVGHKWVRESINDETKKTMLYSATLNKAFEGGWNTWLGYYYEKEHSSVFSYSDPDMAKELQWGLSKQLGKNDWVNFVMRYDQGKSGVYEYIYRWYHDFCCFRLGLEYRDKKYDNDHEWSVTYDLYRW; this is translated from the coding sequence ATGAACAAGAAGGCATTGGCCTTAGGAATTACATTGGCGCTGTCGCTGCCGGGGATGGCCAGCGCAGCTGTCACCTATGACGGGGGCAAGCTGAGCAGCAAGGATGGCCCGGCGTATCAGCCGCGGGCGTTTCTGAACGAGCCCCAGAGCCTGGATGAAGTGGAATCCTATGCCCACCAGCATGAGGGAATCCGCCGGATCCAGGATCAGCCCGATGCCAAAGTGGAAGCCATCACCCAGGCTGGAAAAGAAACGTCCAAAGAGCAGAAGGAACGGGAAAAAAGAGGGGAGACCGTCCCCAGTGAATCCACCCTGCCCATTACCATCTATGGGGATCAGGTGAAATACAATACGGAAACCGGCGATTTTGCGGCTTCCGGGAATGTGCGTCTGTACCAGGGCAATCAGAAACTGTATACGGCCCAGGCCCAGGGCAATTCCAAAACCGGGGATGTGTACCTGCTTACCGGCGGCCGGATCGTGGATGACACCAGTACCGGCACCAGTGTCACGGATGGGAAATGGGGACACTACAATTTCCTGGACAAGACCGGAACGGTGAAGAATATTTCCGGCCATAACGGGAAGGATATCTACAAGGCGGATATCGGGGAAATCTACCCCGACCGGGTGGAACTGACCAGCGGCGGGTCCACCACCCGCTGCCCGGCCATTTACCATCCCCCCTGTGTGGAAGTGAAGGCAGACAAAGTGGTGATCTATCCCAAGGACAAGATCATTGCCTACAACGTCAAGGTGTATGTAAAGGGCAAGCATATCTACTCCCGGGATCGCTGGATCAACCGGATGCAGGATGACGGGAGCAAACAGAGCCTGCTGCCCCATATCGGATATGATACGGATCATGGGGTGAAGATCCGCTACAATCTGGACATTCCGGTGAGCAACAAAAACAACCTGGATGCGGAATTGAAATATTATTCCAAGATCGGCTGGCGGCCCCTGTTCACGGATGTGCAGAATGAAAAGAATTTTTACGTGCAGATCCAGGACGGCCATACGGAAGACTCGGACAACAACTGGATCCGCAAAGAGCGGGATGTGAAGTTCGTTTACAAGAGCCACAAGTTCGATAAGAATGTACCGGTGAACTATTCCGCCTACATCAGCCACGGCCTGTGGAAGGACAACTGGAAGCGCAGCTGGCATACGGAATACGGGGTCTATCTGAATCATGATCCCATCCGGCTGACCCGGGAAAAACAGCCTCTGTACCTGAACCTGGGTGTGGGCCACAAGTGGGTCCGGGAAAGCATCAACGACGAAACGAAGAAGACCATGCTGTATTCCGCCACGTTGAATAAGGCCTTTGAAGGCGGCTGGAACACCTGGCTGGGCTACTACTACGAAAAAGAGCACAGTTCCGTCTTCTCCTACTCGGATCCGGATATGGCCAAGGAGCTGCAGTGGGGCCTGTCCAAACAGCTGGGGAAGAACGACTGGGTGAACTTCGTAATGCGGTATGACCAGGGCAAGAGCGGCGTCTATGAGTACATCTATCGCTGGTACCATGATTTCTGCTGCTTCCGGCTGGGACTGGAATACCGGGATAAGAAATATGACAATGATCATGAATGGAGTGTGACTTATGACCTCTATCGGTGGTAA